From Nicotiana tabacum cultivar K326 chromosome 22, ASM71507v2, whole genome shotgun sequence, one genomic window encodes:
- the LOC107802756 gene encoding uncharacterized protein LOC107802756, whose product MENVIGSLLSGFGAILGKLFGHPFDFLAGKSCSLVCGPTWDFFCYIENFCISHLLKLAMVSILFYFEEEQGQGSLYHRASRKIEGRRSVRDQRKEHFRRSLRPKNNKMHRRRRR is encoded by the exons ATGGAGAATGTAATTGGTTCATTGTTATCAGGGTTTGGTGCAATTCTGGGAAAACTTTTTGGTCATCCATTTGATTTTTTAGCCGGAAAGTCATGCAG CTTAGTATGCGGCCCGACATGGGATTTCTTCTGTTACATAGAGAACTTTTGCATTTCTCATTTGCTGAAACTGGCCATGGTCTCAATCCTATTCTATTTTG AAGAAGAACAAGGTCAAGGAAGTTTATATCACAGAGCGTCTAGAAAAATTGAAGGAAGAAGATCAGTAAGGGATCAAAGGAAAGAGCATTTCAGAAGGTCTTTGAGGCCAAAGAATAATAAGATGCATCGACGGCGAAGAAGATAA